DNA sequence from the Leptospira limi genome:
TTCTTTTTGTCCAAGTGGGAAAGCGATTTTCTCTTTTATCTTTGTTTCAGACGAAATGGATTTGGTTTCCTTATCTCTTGGGATTCGTAATTTTTCATTTTCGAATAAATTTTCGGAAGTGGTCCTTCCATTTAACTTTGCCAAAGTTTCGGCTGGAACATTCATTTTACGAGCGATTCCATACCAAGAATCACCTTTGACAACTCGGTACGTCAGTGGGTTTGTTTGGTTTGGAGTTTGTTTTTGGATTTGTTTGGAAAGGATGGGGAAGGCGATCAGTGCCAAACCAAAACTGAATATGATGCCTTGTTTTCGCATAATTCCCTAAGGCAAGTATCGACATGAAAAAGCGAGAGGGCAATAAAAAAGGCGGGAGAAACCCGCCTTTTCCAATACCAAACAGAACCAAAAACGAAGTTTTATTCTTCGTCTTTGTTGTTGACTTTGTATTTTTTCATTAGCTCTTCTGCTACGTTTCTTGGAACAGGAGCATACTTGGAGAATTCCATAGCGAACTCAGCTTTTCCTTGGGTAGAAGAACGAAGCACTGTGGAGTATCCAAACATATCAGCAAGAGGAACTTCTGCTTCAATTTTAGCATAACCGTTCTCTTCTGTTGTGTTTAAGATCATACCACGTCTTTGGTTCACAGAAGCAAGGATCGCTCCTTGGAATTCAGTTGGACCTTCCACTTCCACACGCATGATTGGCTCGAGGATGATGGGTGCTGCTTTTGAGAAACCTTGGCGGAATCCGTAACGAGCTCCAATCTGGAATGCCATATCAGATGAATCCACATCATGGTAAGCACCATCATTGATCACACAACGAACTCCGATGATAGGGAAGCCGATGAGAGATCCTCTTTCTAAACAAGAACGGAAACCTTTATCACAAGATCCGATGTATTCACGAGGGATGGAACCACCCACGATTTTATCTACGAATTCGTAGTCCTTTCCTTCTTCTTGTGGGATTGGTTCGATGTAACCAGCCACACGAGAGAACTGACCTTGACCACCCGTTTGTTTTTTATGAGTGTAATCAAATTCTGCCGATTTAGTGATGGTTTCACGATACGCCACCTGAGGAGCACCAGTCACAAGGTCCACACCATACTCACGTTTCATACGTTCGATGTATACTTCGAGGTGGAGTTCTCCCATCCCTTTGATGATGGTTTGACCAGACTCTTTATCTATTTCAGTTTGGAAGGTTGGATCTTCTTTTGTGAAACGGTTAAGAGCTTTTGCAAGGTTTGGAAGTTGTTTTGACTCTTTACATTCAATTGTAAGTGAGATCACTGGATTTGGAACAAACATAGACTCCATAGTGAGTTTTGTTTTTCCATCAGTGAATGTATCCCCTGATGCACAATCGATACCAAATAGAGCAACGATATCACCTGCTTCCGCTTTGGAAATATCTTCCATTTCATTGGAGTGCATACGAACAAGACGACCAATGTTGTGGCGTTTGTTGTTAGATGAGTTATAGATCGTCATCCCTTTTTCGAGTCTACCTTGGTAAACACGAACATAGGTTAACTGACCGTAACGTCCGTCTTCCAATTTGAATGCTAGGCAAACTAATGGTTTTTCTGGATCAGAATCCAAAATAAGTTCGTTTTCTTCGTTTCCAATTTCTTTTGCTGTGTTTTCCA
Encoded proteins:
- the fusA gene encoding elongation factor G; the encoded protein is MTSATQATKRDPKLERIRNIGISAHIDSGKTTLTERILFYTNKIHAIHEVRGKDGVGATMDSMDLERERGITIQSAATYATWKDITINIIDTPGHVDFTIEVERSLRVLDSAIMVLCGVAGVQSQSITVDRQMKRYNVPRVAFINKLDRTGANPWRVIDQLREKLHLNAHAVQLPIGLENDLKGIVDLVEMKAYYFEGPNGQDIKITDIPDELKDQANEKREALLDAVSLFSDELTEEMLEGTPSEARVKEAIRRGVLALKFVPVFMGSAFKNKGVQRLLDGVADYLASPYDVENTAKEIGNEENELILDSDPEKPLVCLAFKLEDGRYGQLTYVRVYQGRLEKGMTIYNSSNNKRHNIGRLVRMHSNEMEDISKAEAGDIVALFGIDCASGDTFTDGKTKLTMESMFVPNPVISLTIECKESKQLPNLAKALNRFTKEDPTFQTEIDKESGQTIIKGMGELHLEVYIERMKREYGVDLVTGAPQVAYRETITKSAEFDYTHKKQTGGQGQFSRVAGYIEPIPQEEGKDYEFVDKIVGGSIPREYIGSCDKGFRSCLERGSLIGFPIIGVRCVINDGAYHDVDSSDMAFQIGARYGFRQGFSKAAPIILEPIMRVEVEGPTEFQGAILASVNQRRGMILNTTEENGYAKIEAEVPLADMFGYSTVLRSSTQGKAEFAMEFSKYAPVPRNVAEELMKKYKVNNKDEE